A single region of the Psychrobacter alimentarius genome encodes:
- a CDS encoding L-threonylcarbamoyladenylate synthase — MNQITSITTSSVIQAADCLKAGQLLAYPTESVWGIGCDPYNEAAVQQILAIKNRPQAKGMIVITDNVERLAPLLASLNEMQRAPILESWQTDSEHTDLQYQQAHTWLLPIPQALANRIPAWITGQHPTVAVRVIAHPIIRGLCQQLVSPHNPFGLVVSTSCNPSGQPPATTFTEAHHYFGEQISYLQADTLGYTLPSQIRDAMTGSILR; from the coding sequence ATGAACCAAATTACTTCCATAACGACCTCTTCTGTCATTCAAGCGGCTGACTGTCTAAAGGCTGGGCAACTGCTTGCATACCCCACTGAGAGCGTGTGGGGGATAGGTTGTGATCCTTATAATGAAGCAGCAGTTCAGCAAATTTTAGCAATCAAAAATCGCCCCCAAGCCAAAGGTATGATTGTCATCACTGACAACGTAGAGCGTTTAGCGCCTTTATTAGCGTCATTAAATGAGATGCAGCGCGCTCCAATTTTAGAGAGCTGGCAAACGGACAGCGAGCATACCGACTTACAATATCAGCAGGCGCATACTTGGTTACTCCCAATTCCGCAGGCATTGGCTAACCGTATTCCTGCATGGATAACAGGTCAGCATCCGACAGTGGCAGTTAGAGTCATTGCACATCCAATTATCCGCGGGCTTTGTCAGCAGCTAGTCAGTCCGCACAATCCATTTGGATTAGTGGTTTCTACCAGTTGTAATCCATCTGGACAACCGCCCGCCACTACGTTTACTGAAGCTCATCATTATTTTGGCGAACAAATTAGCTATTTGCAAGCCGATACCTTGGGCTATACGCTCCCAAGCCAAATACGGGATGCAATGACTGGATCAATTTTGCGCTAA
- a CDS encoding LysM peptidoglycan-binding domain-containing protein, with the protein MKMSLKKIAKALLLTTFSSAMLMTTAYANNPPPTIKADAPNRYIVKKGDTLWDISGRYLDSPWRWKEIWATNKQIKNPNLIYPDDILILCVIQGKTLIGVDTGEGCAGVEKQLLGNTVASTVTVTSTANSIPPIPLSAIQHWLDKAIIVNPQDFNTTPYILASKNRNLITASGDKVYAKGVPLIVGQRYGIYREGELYVEPKTQEVIGLEVTQVATGLVTATETNGVTSLQLTDSYGKEVREGDRVFVELNNSIPPVFYPEPASVSRGGLIVRVMDSISSAAKGSVVAINLGSAQGAKPGDVLTVYQKGPLVRDTKDNDMPVRLPNEPSGTVMIFNTFDHISYAYVLDSELPLNVGDQLLPPPYL; encoded by the coding sequence ATGAAGATGAGCTTAAAAAAGATAGCAAAAGCACTGTTATTGACAACCTTTAGCAGTGCCATGCTAATGACCACGGCTTACGCAAATAACCCACCACCAACCATCAAAGCAGATGCGCCCAATCGCTATATCGTCAAAAAAGGCGACACCTTGTGGGACATCTCAGGACGCTATCTGGATAGTCCATGGCGCTGGAAAGAAATTTGGGCCACCAACAAACAAATCAAAAACCCAAATCTTATTTATCCCGATGACATTCTCATCTTGTGTGTGATTCAAGGCAAAACCCTCATCGGTGTGGATACTGGCGAAGGGTGCGCTGGGGTCGAAAAACAATTATTAGGCAATACGGTTGCCAGCACAGTCACCGTCACTTCTACTGCCAACAGTATTCCTCCTATCCCGCTGTCTGCTATTCAACATTGGTTAGATAAAGCGATCATCGTCAATCCCCAAGATTTCAATACCACGCCTTATATCTTAGCTTCTAAAAATCGTAATTTAATCACGGCAAGTGGTGATAAAGTGTATGCCAAAGGTGTGCCCCTGATCGTGGGTCAGCGCTATGGTATTTACCGCGAAGGTGAGCTATATGTGGAGCCCAAAACGCAAGAAGTGATTGGCTTAGAGGTTACACAAGTGGCGACAGGATTGGTTACCGCGACAGAAACCAATGGTGTCACAAGCCTACAGCTCACAGACAGTTATGGCAAAGAAGTACGTGAAGGGGACCGAGTATTTGTTGAGCTGAATAACTCTATTCCGCCAGTGTTTTATCCTGAGCCCGCGTCTGTAAGCCGTGGTGGACTCATTGTGCGAGTCATGGATTCTATCAGCTCAGCTGCGAAGGGTAGTGTGGTCGCCATCAATCTAGGTAGTGCGCAAGGCGCTAAACCAGGTGATGTACTGACGGTCTATCAAAAAGGCCCATTGGTGCGTGATACTAAAGACAACGACATGCCTGTTCGTTTGCCAAATGAGCCAAGTGGTACAGTAATGATTTTTAATACCTTTGACCATATTAGCTATGCGTATGTATTAGATTCTGAGCTACCACTCAACGTGGGCGATCAGCTATTACCGCCGCCTTACTTATAA
- a CDS encoding GbsR/MarR family transcriptional regulator produces the protein MKLNPVTEKFILHWGEMGSQWGVNRTMSQIHALLYIIGKPLNAEEITETLGVARSNVSNSIKELQHWGLVQKVSILGDRRDHFSTNTDVWELARIIVIERQKRELDPTVQFLQELMDSPEFEHENSEVKIRIRETQEFVETVTTWSSEMLKLPTSALKKILKLGASIKKVLR, from the coding sequence ATGAAACTAAACCCCGTTACTGAAAAATTTATTTTGCACTGGGGTGAGATGGGCTCGCAATGGGGCGTCAACCGTACCATGTCGCAGATTCACGCCTTGTTATATATCATTGGTAAGCCGTTAAATGCGGAAGAGATTACCGAAACGCTTGGGGTTGCACGCTCCAATGTCTCAAATAGCATTAAAGAGTTGCAGCATTGGGGCTTGGTGCAAAAAGTCTCAATATTGGGTGATCGTCGTGATCATTTTAGTACCAACACTGATGTTTGGGAGCTAGCACGTATTATCGTGATTGAGCGCCAAAAGCGAGAACTGGATCCTACTGTACAATTCTTACAAGAGTTGATGGACAGTCCCGAGTTTGAACATGAGAATAGCGAAGTAAAAATCCGCATTCGTGAAACGCAAGAATTCGTTGAGACCGTGACGACGTGGTCGTCTGAGATGCTTAAACTACCGACCAGCGCGCTCAAAAAAATATTAAAACTGGGTGCCAGTATTAAAAAGGTTTTACGCTAG
- the dprA gene encoding DNA-processing protein DprA, producing the protein MTAVSSLLTDDQRAVLALWFEVNASLSAYHKLITSFGHARLAWQAKVEAWRQLGLHHTHLKRHEQPEQTRTSIDNIQQALTEGRYGLLFADQPDYPAQLLQIYDPPPLLFCRGNRMRLQQAQVAIVGSRKPTAHAQKTTFDMAQYLAQAGYVVTSGLALGVDKRAHSGALAQADSDYQGRTVGVMGTGIDVNYPNHHDQLFTQIIEKGGCIISELLPHTQPHKHTFPRRNRLVAGLSLATIVTEAAVQSGSLITARLTSEQGKQVFAVPSHIDNNNAEGCHHLIREGATLIYHPQQVIEDVNSQLAYGAYSKTSTTDSNEPAASINDTLAESQANHLSQGSSYSIGKDTSQLPSANMKPQRTTIAIPEHLSVVYEQLDWHGQDLDALIAATELTAPSLIGQLMELELLSAINVQGGRYSRS; encoded by the coding sequence ATGACGGCAGTCTCCTCTTTATTGACCGACGATCAGCGCGCCGTATTGGCGCTATGGTTTGAGGTAAACGCCTCTCTCTCCGCCTATCATAAGCTTATTACCTCTTTTGGTCATGCTAGGCTTGCTTGGCAGGCCAAAGTAGAGGCATGGCGGCAGTTGGGTCTGCACCACACTCATCTTAAACGCCATGAGCAGCCTGAACAAACTCGCACAAGTATTGATAATATTCAGCAAGCACTCACAGAAGGGCGTTATGGTCTTTTGTTTGCTGACCAACCTGATTATCCTGCCCAGCTTTTACAAATCTACGATCCACCGCCTTTGTTGTTTTGTCGTGGTAATAGAATGCGCTTACAGCAAGCGCAGGTTGCCATTGTCGGCAGTCGAAAACCCACTGCTCATGCCCAAAAAACCACGTTTGATATGGCGCAGTATCTTGCGCAAGCTGGTTATGTTGTCACCAGCGGCCTTGCGTTGGGCGTGGATAAACGTGCGCATTCAGGAGCATTGGCACAGGCTGATTCCGACTATCAAGGTCGTACGGTTGGGGTGATGGGGACGGGTATTGATGTGAATTACCCCAATCATCACGACCAACTTTTTACTCAAATTATTGAAAAAGGCGGCTGTATCATCAGTGAGCTGCTACCGCATACTCAGCCGCATAAGCATACCTTCCCTCGTCGTAATCGCTTGGTTGCTGGTCTCAGTTTGGCGACCATTGTAACAGAAGCTGCTGTCCAAAGTGGCTCCCTAATTACGGCACGCCTGACGTCTGAACAAGGTAAGCAAGTCTTTGCTGTTCCAAGTCATATTGATAATAATAATGCTGAGGGCTGTCATCATTTGATACGGGAAGGCGCGACGTTGATTTATCATCCGCAACAAGTGATTGAGGATGTGAACAGCCAATTGGCCTATGGTGCTTATTCAAAGACTTCAACCACTGATTCTAACGAGCCTGCAGCGTCCATCAACGACACTCTAGCAGAGAGTCAGGCAAACCATTTGAGCCAAGGCTCTTCTTATTCTATTGGTAAAGATACTAGCCAGTTGCCGTCTGCAAATATGAAACCTCAGCGTACTACTATAGCTATTCCTGAGCATTTAAGCGTGGTTTATGAGCAGCTTGATTGGCATGGACAAGACTTAGATGCCCTCATCGCTGCTACTGAGTTGACCGCACCAAGTCTGATAGGACAGTTGATGGAGCTTGAGCTATTGAGCGCAATCAACGTCCAAGGTGGACGGTATTCTCGTAGTTAG